One segment of Deltaproteobacteria bacterium DNA contains the following:
- a CDS encoding HNH endonuclease, translating to MPEPFIIQVSEEEIKRAREKARALRKTRWWNQRLARGQCHYCR from the coding sequence ATGCCAGAACCATTCATTATTCAGGTAAGTGAAGAAGAAATAAAAAGAGCGCGGGAAAAGGCCAGGGCCCTGCGCAAAACCCGCTGGTGGAACCAGCGTCTGGCCCGGGGCCAATGCCATTATTGCCGG
- a CDS encoding CoA transferase — protein MTSGMNSWLPLQGIKVADFTQVIAGPACTMLLADMGADVIKIEPLSGDFWRRTVSGSAFLNFNRNKRGIAINLKAPQGHEAVMKIVEKSDALIENFTPGTMDKLNLSYEKVAQVNPKIIYCSISGFGQDGPYRDRPGYDPVAQAMSGIMINTGEPDRPPSRVLPTMVDYLAGNHTAYAIVLALMDREKTGEGKRFDIALLDVAIMQMGQFVTLYTMTGELPVRMGSGYLAAAPYQAFETKDGYIYITVTTDEMWKNLCQALKLDHLFRNPRYATLDGRRQNRPELAVEVTNVTKQYRSRELESILVTGNVPCGRLMNIDEVIQDPHVQFRQIMEEIEVPEKGKVKIIKTPIYVSGKAPKIRRRPPLLGEHTREILKELGYSQEEIQELLEKGIARQSQA, from the coding sequence ATGACCAGCGGAATGAATTCATGGCTGCCCTTGCAGGGTATAAAGGTTGCTGACTTCACCCAGGTGATCGCGGGTCCAGCCTGTACGATGTTGCTCGCGGATATGGGGGCCGATGTCATAAAAATTGAGCCGCTCTCAGGGGATTTTTGGCGGAGGACGGTCAGCGGTTCGGCTTTTTTGAATTTTAACCGGAACAAACGGGGTATCGCCATCAACCTCAAGGCGCCCCAGGGCCATGAGGCCGTGATGAAAATCGTCGAGAAGTCAGATGCTCTAATCGAAAATTTTACCCCCGGCACGATGGACAAGCTGAATTTGAGTTATGAAAAGGTAGCCCAGGTGAATCCGAAGATCATTTATTGCTCCATTTCCGGCTTCGGGCAGGATGGACCCTATCGGGATCGTCCCGGTTACGACCCTGTCGCCCAGGCTATGTCCGGGATTATGATCAACACCGGAGAACCGGACCGGCCGCCCTCTCGGGTCCTTCCCACGATGGTCGATTATCTTGCGGGGAACCACACTGCTTATGCCATTGTGCTGGCGCTGATGGATCGGGAGAAGACAGGCGAGGGAAAGCGATTTGATATTGCCTTGCTGGACGTGGCGATTATGCAAATGGGGCAATTCGTAACCTTGTATACGATGACCGGTGAACTGCCGGTGCGTATGGGATCAGGGTATTTGGCCGCCGCTCCCTACCAGGCCTTTGAGACCAAGGATGGTTACATTTATATTACTGTTACCACCGATGAGATGTGGAAAAACCTTTGCCAGGCGCTCAAGCTCGATCATCTTTTCAGAAATCCTCGCTACGCTACGCTCGACGGAAGGCGTCAGAATCGGCCGGAATTAGCCGTTGAGGTTACCAATGTGACCAAACAATATAGAAGCCGGGAGCTGGAATCCATATTAGTCACGGGTAATGTTCCCTGTGGCCGGCTCATGAATATTGACGAGGTCATTCAAGACCCCCATGTGCAATTCCGGCAGATCATGGAGGAGATTGAAGTTCCCGAGAAGGGAAAGGTGAAGATCATCAAAACCCCCATATATGTTTCCGGGAAGGCTCCAAAGATTCGGCGGCGTCCCCCATTGCTCGGCGAGCATACTCGGGAAATTCTCAAGGAGTTGGGATACAGCCAGGAGGAGATCCAAGAGCTATTGGAAAAAGGGATTGCCCGTCAATCTCAGGCCTGA
- a CDS encoding amidohydrolase: MNSDKLAIAKTVEGRQEKFWRISDAIWSYAELGLEEYRSAKLLADVLETAGFRVDRGVAGMPTAFVATWSHGSGQPTIGFLGEFDALPMLSQKAGVPKKEPLVAGAPGHGCSHNTMCTAQALTVITLKEIMEKKGLSGTLKLFGSPAEEILTPRPFMVRAGLFQGVDVVLDCHGDSAFQVIYGMEGTAMYSFIVTFRGKTAHAGSFPWMGRSAADAVELMHAGTERMREHLPTTQRTHWVTLEGGEAPNVVPDRASTWYYIRDLDENVGNNFKWALDCAKGAALMTQTTYEVKTIGAIHQRFPNKHLAELVFENIKAVGKPVYTEEEEAFARTMQEDAGYSVVGMEYSLKLTSPESEPLRGGSSDVGDVTLIAPTVSMRFPVRVPGSPSHHWTVVAAANSSIAHKGLTAGAKVLALSAYDLLTNSEVVAKIREEFAELKAQRPYKTFLPRSAQPPLGLNTELMEKYRGAMEKYYINP; the protein is encoded by the coding sequence ATGAATTCTGACAAGTTGGCTATTGCTAAAACCGTAGAGGGACGGCAGGAAAAATTTTGGAGAATTTCGGATGCCATCTGGAGTTATGCCGAATTGGGGCTGGAAGAATACAGATCTGCCAAACTTCTGGCGGATGTACTGGAGACTGCCGGTTTCAGAGTGGACCGAGGGGTTGCCGGGATGCCCACCGCTTTTGTAGCGACTTGGAGCCATGGAAGCGGCCAACCCACCATTGGCTTTCTCGGGGAATTCGACGCTCTGCCCATGCTTTCGCAAAAGGCTGGGGTCCCTAAAAAAGAACCACTTGTCGCGGGTGCACCTGGCCACGGGTGCAGCCACAATACCATGTGCACCGCCCAGGCCTTAACCGTTATCACGCTCAAAGAGATCATGGAAAAGAAAGGGTTGAGCGGGACCTTGAAGCTTTTCGGCTCCCCCGCCGAAGAAATTCTGACCCCCCGTCCCTTCATGGTGCGGGCGGGTTTGTTCCAGGGGGTAGACGTCGTGCTGGACTGTCATGGTGACAGCGCCTTCCAGGTGATATATGGAATGGAGGGCACCGCCATGTATTCCTTCATCGTGACTTTCAGAGGAAAAACCGCTCATGCGGGTTCCTTCCCCTGGATGGGAAGAAGTGCAGCCGATGCGGTCGAGCTCATGCACGCCGGAACGGAGCGCATGCGGGAACATTTGCCCACGACCCAGAGGACTCACTGGGTCACCCTGGAGGGAGGAGAAGCACCCAACGTGGTCCCGGACCGGGCCTCAACCTGGTATTACATCCGGGACCTGGATGAGAATGTGGGGAATAACTTTAAGTGGGCCCTAGACTGCGCGAAAGGCGCAGCCTTGATGACCCAAACCACCTATGAGGTTAAGACCATCGGCGCCATCCACCAGCGGTTTCCGAATAAACATCTGGCCGAACTCGTTTTTGAAAATATCAAAGCCGTGGGGAAACCCGTTTACACGGAAGAGGAGGAGGCTTTTGCCAGGACGATGCAAGAAGATGCTGGCTATTCAGTTGTTGGAATGGAATACTCCCTTAAGTTGACTTCTCCAGAATCCGAGCCCTTAAGGGGTGGTTCCAGTGATGTGGGGGACGTTACTCTAATTGCTCCCACGGTTAGCATGCGATTCCCGGTGCGAGTCCCTGGCTCTCCCTCTCATCACTGGACAGTGGTAGCCGCGGCCAATTCTTCGATCGCTCATAAAGGATTGACGGCAGGGGCAAAGGTCCTTGCCCTTTCTGCCTATGATCTCCTCACGAATTCGGAGGTTGTGGCAAAAATTCGGGAGGAGTTTGCCGAACTGAAGGCGCAAAGGCCTTACAAGACATTTCTTCCCCGTAGCGCCCAACCGCCATTAGGTTTAAACACCGAGCTCATGGAAAAATACCGGGGAGCAATGGAGAAATATTATATTAATCCCTAA
- a CDS encoding AMP-binding protein codes for MEKPWYKSYVKGVPFVVAHIRDHLRFPKKQLLPIEVIKEFESKTGSQICEGYGLSETSPVATTNPFGGVTKVGSVGLPVPDTDIKIVDLIDGQKEMPVGESGEIIIKGPQVTSGYYKMPEETAIAIRDGWLYTGDIGKNDDSCAFIYVAMYK; via the coding sequence ATGGAAAAACCCTGGTACAAATCCTATGTCAAAGGTGTACCTTTTGTAGTGGCCCACATCCGGGATCACCTTAGATTTCCCAAGAAACAGCTCTTGCCCATTGAAGTGATCAAGGAGTTTGAATCCAAAACCGGATCTCAGATCTGTGAAGGCTACGGACTTTCGGAGACCAGCCCGGTGGCCACAACCAATCCTTTTGGCGGAGTTACCAAAGTCGGGTCGGTCGGCCTGCCGGTGCCGGACACGGATATCAAGATTGTCGACCTGATCGATGGCCAAAAGGAGATGCCGGTGGGTGAATCCGGAGAAATCATCATCAAAGGCCCGCAAGTGACGAGTGGCTACTACAAAATGCCCGAGGAAACGGCCATCGCCATCCGCGATGGATGGCTTTATACGGGGGATATTGGCAAGAATGACGATTCATGCGCATTTATTTATGTCGCTATGTATAAATAG